The following are from one region of the Poecilia reticulata strain Guanapo linkage group LG7, Guppy_female_1.0+MT, whole genome shotgun sequence genome:
- the dip2ba gene encoding disco-interacting protein 2 homolog B-A produces MADRGMDLSALPKEVRDQLAELDLELSEGDITQKGYEKKRAKLLASYIPQLPKADLSLPDVQPSPSHSANPSPSPEAPGPSTSSASRHHRAHRSGGARDERYRSDIHTEAVQAALAKHREEKMALPMPTKRRSYFVQSPIDNCTPPDTSSASEDEGSLRRKAALSAVLAQTLQSPDYWINRSVQSSSTSSSASSTLSHGEPKTQPQPQLQPGASVLADVLAHTRIENSVPPDVTSSTPQERGSRVDLPPAIRGMSRGQSRSSMLDTADGKRKGVPVSSRVSTKIQQLLNTLKRPKRPPLSEFFLDDSEEIVEVPRPDPNTPKPEGRQIIPVKGEPLGVVSNWPPALQAALARWGATQAKSPALTALDITGKPLYTLTYGKLWSRSLKLAYTLLNKLGTKTEPVLQTGDRVALVYPNSDPAMFWVAFYGCLLAEVIPVPIEVPLSRQDAGSQQIGFLLGSCGVSLALTSEVCLKGLPKTPNGEIVQFKGWPRMKWVVTDTKYLTKPSKDWQPHIPTANTDTAYIEYKASKEGTVMGVAVSKIAMLTHCQALTQACNYCEGETLVNVLDCKKDMGMWHGVLTSVMNRIHTITVPYAVMKACPMSWVQRVHIHKARVALVKCRDLHWAMMAHKDQKDINLSSIRMLIVADGANPWSVSSCDAFLNVFQSHGLRPEVICPCATSPEALTVAIRRPGARGAPLPARAILSMGGLSHGVIRVNTEDKNSALTVQDVGHIMPGALMCIVKPDGSPQLCKTDEIGEIVINSRAGGTMYYGLPGVTKNTFEVIPVNQAGAPIGEIPFARTGLLGFVGPGSLVFVVGKIEGLLMVSGRRHNADDLVATALAVEPVKTVYRGRIAVFSVTVFYDERIVIVAEQRPDASEEDSFQWMSRVLQAIDGIHQVGLYCLALVPANTLPKTPLGGIHICETKQSFLDGNLHPCNILMCPHTCVTNMPKPRQKQPGEPSSVTACNLYGTYFFIRFQHQFLSEALQWRAQTDPDHVLYVLLNSKGVPVCTATCAQLHKRAEKITATLLERGGLNTGDNVVLLYPPGIDLIAAFYGCLYAGVIPVTVRPPHPQNLSATLPTVRMIIDVSKAACILTTQPLMRILRSREAAASVNVKTWPTIIDTDDLPRKRPPHLYKPPTAEMLAYLDFSVSTTGMLTGVKMSHAAISTLCRSIKLQCELYSSRQIAICLDPYCGLGFVLWCLSSVYSGHQSILIPPLELETSLPVWLSTLSQYKIRDTFCSYSVMELCTKGLGTQTEVLKARGLNLSCVRSCVVVAEERPRLALSQSFSKLFKDLGLSPRAVSTAFGSRVNLAIGLQGTSGPDPSTVYVDMKSLRHDRVRLVEKGAPQSLPLMESGTILPGVRVIIVNPETRGPLGDSHLGEIWVNSPHSASGYYTIYGEESLQADHFNTKLSFGDPQTLWSRTGYLGFIKRTELLDASGDRHDALFVVGSLDETLELRGLRYHPIDIETSVSRAHRSIAESAVFTWTNLLVVVAELSGSEQEALDLVPLVTNVVLEEHHLIVGVVVIVDPGVIPINSRGEKQRMHLRDSFLADQLDPIYVAYNM; encoded by the exons GTGACATCACACAGAAGGGctatgaaaagaaaagagccAAGTTGCTGGCCTCCTACATCCCTCAGCTGCCAA AAGCGGACCTTTCTCTGCCAGACGTCCAGCCTTCCCCAAGCCACAGTGCCAACCCCAGCCCAAGTCCTGAGGCCCCGGGCCCCTCCACCTCCTCAGCCTCTAGACACCATCGTGCACATCGCAGTGGAGGGGCCAGAGATGAGCGCTACAGATCAG ACATCCACACAGAAGCTGTGCAGGCGGCTCTGGCTAAACACAGAGAGGAGAAGATGGCGCTGCCCATGCCGACCAAGAGACGCTCATACTTCGTCCAGTCTCCCATAGATAACTGCACACCTCCAG ATACATCCTCTGCATCAGAGGATGAAGGCTCGCTGCGCAGAAAGGCGGCTCTCAGCGCCGTGCTCGCCCAGACCCTCCAGAGCCCCGATTACTGGATCAATCGCTCCGTCCAAAGCTCTTCCACTTCCTCGTCTGCTTCCTCCACCCTCTCCCATGGAGAGCCCAAGACTCAGCCTCAGCCCCAGCTTCAGCCCGGGGCCTCGGTGCTGGCCGACGTCCTGGCCCACACGCGCATAG AAAACAGCGTCCCCCCAGACGTGACCTCCTCCACTCCACAGGAGAGAGGATCCAGAGTGGACCTTCCTCCAGCCATCAGGGGCATGAGCCGCGGTCAGAGCCGCTCCAGCATGCTGGATACAGCTGACG gaaaaagaaaag GCGTGCCGGTCAGCAGCCGGGTGTCCACCAAGATCCAGCAGCTGTTGAACACTCTTAAACGGCCCAAACGGCCGCCGCTCAGCGAATTCTTCCTCGACGACTCAGAGGAAATAGTTGAAG TTCCAAGGCCAGATCCCAACACCCCGAAGCCCGAGGGGCGTCAAATCATCCCAGTGAAGGGAGAGCCTCTTGGAGTGGTCAGCAACTGGCCTCCCGCCCTGCAGGCCGCCTTGGCCCGATGGGGGGCCACGCAGGCCAAGAGCCCTGCCCTCACTGCCCTGGACATCACTGGCAAACCCCTCTATACACTCACATATG GCAAACTATGGAGTCGCAGTTTAAAGCTGGCTTATACTCTGCTGAACAAACTGGGGACGAAGACTGAGCCTGTCCTACAAACTGGTGATCGG GTGGCGCTGGTGTATCCAAACAGCGACCCTGCGATGTTCTGGGTGGCTTTCTACGGCTGCCTGCTAGCTGAGGTCATTCCTGTCCCCATCGAGGTGCCACTGTCACGTCAG GACGCAGGCAGCCAGCAGATTGGCTTCCTGTTGGGCAGCTGTGGTGTGAGTTTGGCGCTGACCAGTGAGGTGTGCCTCAAAGGGCTGCCCAAGACCCCGAATGGGGAGATCGTCCAGTTCAAAG GATGGCCGAGAATGAAATGGGTCGTCACCGACACAAAGTACCTGACCAAACCATCCAAAGACTGGCAGCCTCACATTCCCACCGCCAACACGGACACAGCCTACATAGAG TATAAAGCGAGTAAGGAGGGAACGGTGATGGGAGTTGCCGTTTCCAAGATCGCCATGCTGACACACTGTCAAGCCCTGACTCAGGCCTGTAACTACTGTGAAG GGGAGACGCTGGTCAACGTGTTGGACTGCAAGAAGGACATGGGCATGTGGCACGGCGTCCTAACG AGTGTTATGAACAGAATTCACACCATCACTGTGCCGTATGCCGTCATGAAAGCCTGTCCCATGTCCTGGGTGCAGAGGGTGCACATCCACAAAG CACGTGTTGCCTTGGTGAAGTGCAGGGACCTTCACTGGGCCATGATGGCCCACAAGGATCAGAAAGACATCAACCTGTCTTCTATACGAATGCTAATAGTGGCTGACGGGGCAAATCCAT GGTCCGTCTCGTCGTGCGATGCCTTCCTGAATGTGTTCCAGTCTCACGGCCTGAGGCCGGAGGTCATCTGTCCGTGTGCCACGTCCCCCGAGGCTCTGACCGTGGCCATACGCAG ACCTGGCGCCCGTGGAGCTCCTCTCCCAGCCAGGGCCATCCTGTCCATGGGTGGGCTGAGCCACGGCGTCATCAGGGTCAACACGGAGGACAAGAACTCGGCTCTGACTGTGCAAGACGTCGGCCACATTATGCCCGGAG CTTTGATGTGCATAGTGAAGCCAGACGGGTCGCCGCAGCTGTGCAAGACGGATGAGATTGGAGAGATAGTGATCAACTCTCGGGCTGGAGGAACGATGTACTACGGCCTTCCTGGTGTCACCAAGAACACATTTGAG GTTATCCCCGTCAACCAGGCCGGAGCGCCCATAGGAGAAATCCCCTTCGCTCGGACTGGTTTACTGGGATTTGTGGGACCG GGGAGTCTTGTGTTTGTTGTAGGGAAGATCGAGGGACTCCTGATGGTGAGTGGGCGACGCCACAATGCTGACGACCTGGTGGCCACCGCGCTGGCAGTGGAGCCCGTCAAAACAGTTTACAGGGGGAG GATTGCTGTGTTCTCAGTGACAGTGTTTTATGATGAGAGGATAGTGATCGTGGCAGAGCAGAGACCTGACGCCAGTGAGGAGGACAGCTTTCAGTGGATGAGTCGAGTACTGCAG GCCATCGACGGCATCCATCAGGTTGGCCTTTACTGCCTCGCTCTTGTGCCAGCCAACACCCTCCCAAAGACTCCGCTAGGAGGAATCCACATCTGTGAAACCAAGCAGAGTTTCCTGGACGGTAACCTGCATCCCTGCAACATCCTCATGTGTCCGCATACGTGTGTAACAAACATGCCCAAGCCTCGACAGAAACAGCCGGGTGAGCCTTCATCTGTTACAGCCTGTAATCTGTATGGCACT tatttcttcattcGTTTTCAGCATCAGTTCCTGTCTGAAGCTTTGCAGTGGAGAGCCCAAACCGACCCTGACCACGTTCTCTACGTTCTGCTCAACTCTAAG GGTGTCCCGGTGTGCACGGCAACATGTGCGCAGCTTCACAAAAGAGCGGAGAAAATCACAGCCACTCTCCTAGAAAGAGGAGGCCTCAACACGGGCGACAACGTGGTGCTGCTTTATCCTCCAG GTATTGACCTGATTGCTGCCTTCTACGGCTGCCTCTACGCAGGGGTGATCCCCGTGACCGTGAGGCCGCCGCACCCCCAGAACCTGTCTGCTACGCTCCCCACGGTCCGCATGATTATTGAC GTGAGCAAAGCAGCCTGCATCCTCACCACTCAGCCTCTCATGAGGATCCTCAGGTCCAGGGAGGCCGCCGCCAGCGTTAACGTCAAAACGTGGCCAACAATCATCGATACAG ATGATCTTCCCAGGAAGCGTCCTCCACACCTCTACAAACCTCCCACTGCTGAGATGCTGGCCTACTTGGACTTCAGTGTGTCTACCACAGGCATGTTGACTGGAGTCAAG ATGTCTCACGCGGCCATCAGCACTCTTTGCCGCTCCATcaagctgcagtgtgaacttTACTCCTCACGCCAAATAGCCATCTGCCTGGACCCGTACTGCGGCCTGGGCTTTGTCCTGTGGTGCCTCTCCAg TGTTTACTCAGGTCACCAGTCTATCCTTATTCCTCCGCTGGAGCTGGAGACCTCGCTGCCTGTGTGGCTGAGCACGCTCAGTCAGTACAAGATCAGAGACACCTTCTGCTCCTACTCCGTCATGGAGCTGTGCACCAAAGGCCTCGGCACGCAGACCGAGGTGCTGAAG GCTCGGGGTCTCAACCTGTCGTGTGTGCGAAGCTGTGTGGTGGTGGCTGAGGAGCGACCCCGCCTCGCGCTCTCGCAGTCCTTCTCCAAGCTTTTCAAAGACCTGGGCCTGTCGCCTCGGGCCGTCAGCACCGCCTTTGGCTCCAGGGTCAATCTGGCCATCGGCCTGCAG GGGACTTCTGGACCAGATCCCTCCACCGTTTATGTTGACATGAAGTCCCTGCGTCACGACAG AGTGCGACTGGTTGAAAAAGGAGCGCCACAGAGTCTTCCACTTATGGAGTCAGGCACT ATCCTGCCAGGAGTCAGAGTCATCATAGTTAACCCAGAGACCAGGGGCCCGCTGGGAGACTCGCATCTTGGAGAG ATCTGGGTGAACTCCCCTCACAGCGCAAGCGGCTACTACACCATCTACGGAGAGGAGAGCCTGCAGGCGGATCATTTCAACACCAAACTCAGCTTTGGGGACCCCCAGACCCTCTGGTCCAGGACGGGATACCTGGGCTTCATCAAGAGAACGGAGCTGCTGGACGCAAGCGGAG ATCGCCATGATGCCTTGTTTGTTGTTGGCTCTCTGGATGAAACTTTGGAGTTAAGGGGGTTGCGCTATCACCCCATCGACATCGAGACATCTGTGTCCCGAGCTCACCGCAGCATCGCAGAGAG